Below is a window of Acidobacteriota bacterium DNA.
TTTTTTTACGGACATTAATCTTTTCATACTAACCTCCTTCATTAAGGATGAACGCATTAATTTTGCATGAATTAAAACATGTTTTACAGAAAAAAGTCAATAGGCTATGAAAAAAAATTTAGCTTTCAAGAGCTTCCTTTCTAAAACACGGGATAGTGAAATGGAAGGTCGTCCCCTTTCCTTCCTCGCTTTCTGCCCAGATCTTCCCGCCGAGATTCTCCACGATAAATTTGGAAAGGGGTAGCCCGAGGCCGAGCCCGTCCGCCTCTCTGATCTCCTGGCTCCCCATCAGCTTGAAGCGGTCGAAGATCTTATCCCTGAGGCCGGGTGGGATCCCAGAACCGTTGTCCGAGACCGATATTTTGATATACTCTTGCCCGCCGCTGTAATCAACATCAGACATGGCGACGGAAACCTTTCCTCCTTTTGGCGTGTATTTAAGGGCATTGTTCAGAAGGTTGCTGACGACCTGTTCTACCCTCCTCGTGTCGAAGTAGGCGGTCCTCTTTTCAACGCTCCTTTCGAAAGCCAGCTTGAGTCCCTTTTTTTCAAAGAGTGGTCTCATCGATTCGATCGCCTGCGAGACCGGTGCATGAGGGTCTCCTTCTTCCATT
It encodes the following:
- a CDS encoding ATP-binding protein, encoding MAAGTLTFKMEEGDPHAPVSQAIESMRPLFEKKGLKLAFERSVEKRTAYFDTRRVEQVVSNLLNNALKYTPKGGKVSVAMSDVDYSGGQEYIKISVSDNGSGIPPGLRDKIFDRFKLMGSQEIREADGLGLGLPLSKFIVENLGGKIWAESEEGKGTTFHFTIPCFRKEALES